The uncultured Desulfobulbus sp. genome window below encodes:
- a CDS encoding ATP-binding protein: protein MWWKKNSLAYHLTFRVILFSSLIAICFTLLQLYLDFRQDVRHIYLFFETVKESSLRPLEESVWILDDLQISLQLEGLTKREDIVYAAVSMNGQISWVKGTEPKVHTISQSFPLEHQVRGGREEIGQLHVVASLDGIYHRLLRRIVILLATNTMKTFLVSGFILLLFRKHITGHLRKFFQYVQGIDIQHSPPEPLIFDRDPELSDELEQIRLAFNTLCSTGYQAFRDLRVHEQRLRLFFNATESAILGVDTKGTCIFINQVACEYFAVASQDDLLGSNLFELLCQDEEECFVSNPLVDQVQATMHQGAAQFVDDLSLDLPHGSHLSITLRSYPVIEQEQCTGAIVFFVDTSRQLQLEQEKQLFSKIVRQAPALILIVDPSGKIEHVNRIFEQVMDMEASSLMGENIFHHFKELDLEPHIDEVREKIHKGETWSGIFVPVTLHGRRVVLDAAIFPILDKKGQLSNIVAMGRDITREQQLVEQLHHAQRMEAMGKLAASIAHEFGNPLLGIRFALRDVRQRTGPDSEEGKLLELADNECDRMRKLIRDLQQFNRPSSGEKTRFAPHKVLDEILALHRNLLAKKNILVVLAYSREQIFVHAVEDQMRQVFINLILNASDAMHQGGGTLTLATTVEHGWLTVAIQDTGSGIAPNDREYIFEPFFTTKSAVEGTGLGLPVSYGIIRSHGGRIEVNSEPGNTVFRVILPLEKEISL, encoded by the coding sequence ATGTGGTGGAAAAAAAATAGCCTTGCCTATCACCTGACCTTTCGGGTCATTCTCTTCAGTTCTCTGATTGCGATCTGTTTTACGCTGCTGCAACTCTATCTTGATTTTCGCCAAGATGTTCGCCATATCTACCTGTTTTTTGAGACCGTGAAAGAGTCAAGCCTGCGACCGCTTGAAGAAAGCGTCTGGATACTTGATGACCTGCAAATTTCTTTACAGCTCGAAGGTCTGACTAAGCGTGAAGATATTGTCTACGCTGCTGTCTCCATGAACGGCCAAATTTCCTGGGTCAAAGGGACAGAACCCAAGGTTCATACAATTTCACAATCGTTTCCTCTGGAGCATCAAGTCCGTGGAGGACGGGAAGAGATAGGCCAACTGCATGTTGTGGCTTCTCTCGATGGCATTTACCATCGCCTGCTGCGTCGTATTGTGATTTTGCTGGCGACCAACACCATGAAAACTTTTTTGGTTTCAGGGTTTATTCTGCTGCTTTTTCGAAAACATATTACCGGGCACCTTAGAAAATTTTTTCAGTATGTCCAGGGGATTGATATTCAGCATAGTCCACCTGAACCGCTTATATTTGATCGGGATCCTGAGCTGAGTGATGAACTTGAGCAGATCCGTCTCGCATTCAACACTCTTTGCTCGACCGGTTATCAAGCCTTTCGTGATTTACGTGTGCATGAGCAACGGCTCCGCCTTTTTTTTAATGCGACCGAATCAGCTATTCTGGGTGTGGATACCAAGGGGACCTGTATCTTTATCAATCAGGTGGCCTGTGAGTATTTTGCCGTAGCCAGTCAGGATGATCTTCTCGGGAGTAATCTCTTTGAGTTACTCTGTCAGGACGAAGAAGAATGTTTTGTCTCTAACCCGTTGGTTGATCAGGTGCAAGCAACTATGCACCAGGGGGCAGCCCAGTTTGTTGATGATTTGAGTCTGGATTTACCCCATGGCTCTCATCTTTCCATTACACTCCGTTCGTATCCAGTTATTGAGCAGGAGCAGTGCACCGGTGCAATTGTATTTTTTGTTGATACCAGTCGGCAGCTTCAGCTTGAGCAAGAAAAGCAGCTCTTCAGTAAAATCGTGCGTCAGGCTCCGGCGCTTATTCTCATCGTCGATCCCTCCGGAAAGATAGAGCATGTCAACCGCATCTTTGAACAAGTTATGGATATGGAAGCAAGCTCTTTGATGGGAGAGAACATCTTTCATCATTTTAAAGAGCTTGATCTGGAGCCGCATATTGATGAGGTACGGGAAAAAATTCATAAGGGGGAGACCTGGAGTGGAATTTTTGTTCCGGTTACCTTGCATGGACGACGGGTCGTGTTGGATGCCGCTATCTTTCCAATTTTGGATAAAAAAGGTCAGCTGAGCAATATTGTTGCCATGGGCCGTGATATTACCCGAGAACAGCAACTCGTGGAACAGCTGCATCATGCCCAACGTATGGAGGCCATGGGGAAATTGGCTGCCTCCATTGCCCATGAGTTTGGGAATCCTCTTTTGGGAATCCGTTTTGCCTTGCGTGATGTACGACAACGCACCGGCCCTGATTCAGAAGAGGGCAAGCTTTTAGAGTTGGCGGATAATGAATGTGACCGTATGCGCAAACTTATTCGCGATCTGCAGCAGTTTAACCGGCCATCCTCTGGGGAAAAGACAAGGTTTGCCCCACATAAGGTGCTTGATGAAATTCTGGCGTTGCACCGTAATCTGCTCGCCAAAAAAAATATACTGGTGGTCCTTGCCTACAGTCGAGAGCAGATTTTTGTGCATGCGGTTGAGGATCAGATGCGTCAGGTGTTTATTAACTTGATCTTGAACGCCAGTGATGCCATGCATCAAGGCGGAGGCACTCTCACCCTTGCGACCACTGTTGAACATGGATGGCTGACAGTGGCAATTCAGGATACAGGGAGTGGTATTGCTCCAAATGATCGCGAATACATCTTTGAGCCTTTTTTCACAACCAAGTCCGCGGTCGAAGGGACTGGTCTGGGGCTTCCCGTTTCTTACGGCATAATTCGTTCCCATGGTGGGAGAATTGAGGTGAACTCCGAGCCGGGGAATACGGTGTTTCGTGTGATTCTTCCTCTGGAAAAGGAGATCTCTTTGTAA
- the pnp gene encoding polyribonucleotide nucleotidyltransferase, translated as MIKTVETEIGGRAITLETGKMAKQASGSVVVSSGDAKVLVTVVAETKSKDMGFLPLTIEYQERMYAAGRIPGSYFRREIGRPSEKEVLTCRLIDRPLRPLFPEGYSCETQLIATVFSADAEYDPDVLAMNGASTALLLSDIPFEEPVGSARVAYVDEQFVLNPSKKQLEKAEINLVVAGTRNAVVMVEGRAEEMPEDKVLEAIFFAHEGIQPLIDMQLKLREEAGKAKREVVAPVVDTELQAKVEAAATAGMEEVVTIADKMARGDRYSRLKEEVLEQLDPEGEQAGAISDLLSSFKKKVMRDRIVNKGLRLDGRSFEDVRPISCEVGVLPRAHGSALFTRGETQALVICTLGSERDEQHLEGLGGDVYRRFMLHYNFPPFCVGEVRRLSGPSRRDIGHGTLARRGIEAVLPEGESFPYTLRVVSEVLESNGSSSMATVCGGSLALMDAGVPIQAPVSGVAMGLIKEDDKIVVLTDILGDEDHLGDMDFKVVGTSKGITGLQMDIKIDGVDREIMSRALAQANTGRNHILGKMEEALSSPRAVVSEHAPKYVTIKIHPDKIRDIIGPGGKVIREMTAEFESKIDVEDDGTIKIFSNSNESASALVKRIEEITAVPEVGKIYEGEVRTIKDFGAFVQILPGTDGMVHISELAHERVKNVTDILKEGDVIKVKVIDIDNRGRIRLSRKAVLAEGEE; from the coding sequence ATGATTAAAACAGTAGAGACTGAAATCGGTGGCCGCGCCATTACCCTGGAGACTGGCAAAATGGCCAAGCAGGCCAGTGGCTCTGTCGTTGTCTCCAGCGGGGACGCCAAAGTTCTGGTGACCGTCGTTGCCGAGACCAAATCTAAAGACATGGGCTTTTTGCCCCTGACCATTGAGTATCAGGAGCGGATGTATGCCGCAGGCCGTATTCCCGGCAGCTATTTTCGCCGTGAGATTGGTCGTCCCAGTGAGAAGGAGGTCCTGACCTGCCGTCTGATTGATCGTCCTCTGCGTCCGCTTTTTCCTGAAGGATATTCCTGCGAGACCCAGCTGATCGCCACGGTTTTTTCTGCTGATGCCGAGTATGATCCCGACGTTCTGGCTATGAATGGTGCTTCCACAGCCCTGCTGCTCTCTGATATTCCCTTTGAGGAGCCGGTAGGTTCAGCCCGGGTTGCCTATGTTGACGAGCAGTTTGTCCTCAACCCCTCCAAAAAACAGCTGGAGAAAGCTGAGATCAATTTGGTCGTAGCCGGTACCCGCAATGCTGTAGTCATGGTTGAGGGGCGCGCTGAGGAGATGCCTGAGGATAAAGTCCTTGAGGCGATCTTTTTTGCCCATGAGGGCATTCAACCCCTGATCGATATGCAGCTCAAGCTACGCGAAGAGGCCGGAAAGGCCAAGCGCGAGGTTGTGGCTCCTGTTGTTGATACAGAGCTGCAGGCCAAAGTTGAGGCTGCAGCCACCGCAGGTATGGAAGAGGTTGTCACCATTGCCGATAAGATGGCCCGTGGCGATCGCTACAGCCGCCTGAAAGAAGAGGTTCTGGAGCAGCTTGATCCCGAGGGCGAGCAGGCAGGTGCCATCTCCGATCTCCTGAGCAGCTTTAAAAAGAAAGTCATGCGTGATCGCATCGTCAACAAAGGGTTGCGCCTTGATGGCCGTTCTTTTGAGGATGTGCGTCCGATCAGCTGCGAGGTTGGTGTGTTGCCACGTGCCCATGGTTCTGCCCTCTTTACCCGTGGTGAGACCCAGGCCCTGGTTATCTGCACCCTGGGAAGCGAGCGTGATGAGCAGCACCTCGAAGGCCTTGGTGGTGATGTCTATCGCCGCTTCATGCTCCATTACAACTTCCCGCCTTTCTGTGTGGGCGAGGTTCGGCGTTTAAGCGGTCCCAGCCGGCGTGATATCGGGCATGGTACCCTGGCTCGTCGTGGTATTGAAGCGGTTCTGCCCGAAGGCGAAAGCTTTCCCTATACCCTGCGCGTTGTTTCCGAGGTTCTTGAGTCCAACGGTTCTTCTTCCATGGCAACCGTCTGTGGCGGTTCCCTGGCCCTGATGGATGCCGGTGTGCCGATACAGGCGCCTGTTTCCGGTGTGGCCATGGGGCTGATCAAGGAAGATGATAAAATCGTCGTCCTCACCGATATTCTGGGTGATGAGGATCACCTGGGTGATATGGATTTCAAGGTTGTCGGGACCAGTAAAGGTATCACCGGCCTGCAGATGGACATTAAAATCGACGGCGTTGACCGTGAGATCATGTCCCGCGCCCTTGCCCAGGCCAACACAGGCCGGAATCATATCCTCGGTAAGATGGAAGAGGCTCTGAGCTCTCCCCGCGCTGTTGTTTCAGAGCACGCGCCCAAGTATGTTACCATCAAGATTCATCCGGATAAGATCCGTGACATCATCGGCCCCGGTGGTAAAGTTATCCGCGAGATGACCGCCGAATTTGAGTCCAAGATCGATGTCGAAGACGACGGTACCATCAAGATCTTCAGTAACAGCAACGAGTCTGCCTCTGCGCTGGTTAAGCGTATTGAAGAGATCACCGCTGTACCTGAGGTTGGAAAAATTTACGAGGGTGAGGTTCGCACTATCAAGGATTTCGGTGCCTTTGTTCAGATCCTTCCAGGAACTGATGGTATGGTCCACATCTCCGAGCTTGCGCACGAGCGGGTGAAGAATGTGACCGATATCCTCAAAGAGGGCGATGTTATCAAGGTCAAGGTTATCGATATCGATAACCGTGGTCGTATTCGCTTGAGTCGTAAGGCGGTCCTGGCAGAAGGCGAGGAATAA
- the truB gene encoding tRNA pseudouridine(55) synthase TruB yields MSKVQSRKKPELEWNEGVFFLDKPAGMSSFALVKRVRYLLGIKKVGHAGTLDPFATGLMIICVGRAATRCIDQFMSGRKTYLARLQLGVETTTQDPEGEIIATRPVPELGLADIALCLAQHTGPQMQAPPPFSAAKHKGKPLYAYAREGIMIQKDPKPIEIYALEQKSYDPLRQELVVEVCCSRGTYVRVLAADIGTSLGCGAHLIGLRRTASGAFDLENCLTGDQLFSDEGLSSLCAARRSISDVMGQIEQNTD; encoded by the coding sequence ATGAGTAAAGTGCAGTCTCGAAAGAAGCCAGAGCTTGAGTGGAACGAGGGGGTTTTCTTCCTGGATAAGCCAGCAGGCATGAGTTCCTTTGCTTTGGTCAAGCGGGTACGCTATCTGTTGGGCATCAAAAAAGTTGGCCACGCAGGAACCCTGGACCCTTTTGCGACCGGATTGATGATCATCTGTGTCGGTCGAGCGGCCACACGTTGTATTGATCAGTTCATGTCCGGGCGGAAGACCTACCTGGCACGCCTGCAGCTGGGGGTAGAAACAACCACCCAGGACCCTGAGGGCGAAATTATCGCTACCCGACCCGTTCCCGAGCTGGGGCTTGCGGACATCGCGCTTTGTCTAGCCCAGCACACCGGCCCGCAGATGCAGGCACCTCCTCCATTTTCCGCAGCCAAACATAAAGGTAAGCCTCTTTACGCCTACGCACGAGAAGGGATCATGATTCAGAAGGATCCCAAACCGATAGAGATCTATGCCCTTGAGCAAAAAAGCTATGATCCGTTGCGACAGGAACTTGTCGTTGAGGTATGCTGCAGTCGTGGTACCTATGTGCGTGTCCTGGCCGCCGACATAGGAACGAGCCTTGGGTGTGGTGCCCATCTAATCGGATTGCGGCGAACCGCCAGTGGTGCCTTTGACCTCGAAAATTGCCTTACCGGTGATCAGCTGTTTAGTGATGAGGGGCTTTCGTCTCTGTGCGCCGCAAGACGCAGTATTAGCGATGTTATGGGCCAAATTGAACAAAATACCGATTAA
- the dut gene encoding dUTP diphosphatase: MTPVSVAITWLDPEATADLSLPAYETELAAGMDISAALVEPLTLEPSVIALIPSGLAVAIPPGFEIQVRPRSGLAVKHGVTVVNAPGTIDADYRGEVKVGLINLSRENFTINRGDRIAQLVLAPVARACWQQVEHLDATERGSGGFGHTGVNHQPTEEA, from the coding sequence ATGACACCTGTCTCAGTTGCAATAACCTGGCTTGATCCCGAGGCAACTGCTGATTTATCCCTTCCTGCCTATGAAACAGAGCTTGCCGCAGGAATGGATATCTCTGCAGCACTGGTCGAACCGCTCACCCTGGAACCTAGCGTTATCGCTTTGATACCAAGTGGCCTGGCTGTTGCCATTCCGCCCGGATTTGAAATCCAGGTGCGGCCAAGGTCAGGACTTGCAGTCAAGCACGGTGTAACAGTGGTCAATGCTCCCGGCACCATCGATGCTGATTATCGAGGTGAGGTGAAGGTCGGCCTGATTAATCTGAGCAGGGAGAACTTTACTATCAATCGGGGGGATCGAATTGCACAGCTGGTTTTGGCGCCAGTGGCTCGAGCTTGCTGGCAGCAGGTTGAACACCTCGATGCAACCGAGCGAGGAAGCGGTGGCTTTGGTCATACTGGAGTGAATCACCAGCCAACGGAAGAGGCGTGA
- a CDS encoding bifunctional oligoribonuclease/PAP phosphatase NrnA, with product MSNPESRVLKAVREKGHILLATHYNPDGDALGSLLGLADILEGMGKTVLRYLEEPVTHLYRFLPGCGQTQTDMAAVRSFVAGAGNDFLGLCLDCGDQDRLGRHNQELAGFSPFMVIDHHKGNSGFGDGAWIEPHRSSTGEMVFDLAMALGAEVSERAAECLYTAINTDTGSFRYESTSSHTFAVAGELVQRGVRPEVIAQQLYDNSTLGRLRLMQEVLATLEMHERDRIAFIRVNQNMLERTFTTMEDTEYFINFPRAVATVRVAVFLKEVEPDHISVSLRAKGQCDVSLIAAQFGGGGHRNASGCRFKGQSMDSVRDALLACLRPEVSA from the coding sequence ATGAGCAATCCTGAGAGCCGTGTGCTGAAAGCGGTGCGCGAGAAGGGGCATATCCTGCTCGCAACCCACTACAATCCTGATGGCGATGCCTTGGGCTCACTGCTTGGATTGGCCGATATTCTCGAGGGAATGGGGAAGACTGTACTGCGCTATCTTGAGGAACCGGTGACCCATCTCTACCGTTTTTTGCCGGGATGTGGACAAACCCAGACCGATATGGCTGCGGTGCGTAGTTTTGTCGCCGGAGCAGGGAATGATTTCCTCGGCCTCTGTCTTGACTGCGGCGATCAGGATCGTTTGGGACGGCATAACCAGGAGCTGGCCGGTTTTTCTCCCTTTATGGTTATTGACCACCATAAAGGCAATTCAGGCTTTGGTGATGGAGCCTGGATTGAGCCGCACCGTTCTTCGACCGGAGAAATGGTTTTTGATTTGGCCATGGCCCTCGGAGCGGAGGTTTCTGAGCGGGCAGCTGAGTGCCTTTACACCGCCATCAACACCGATACCGGTTCCTTTCGTTACGAGTCCACCAGTAGTCATACCTTTGCCGTTGCTGGGGAACTGGTTCAGCGCGGGGTCCGGCCTGAGGTGATCGCCCAGCAACTCTACGATAACTCCACCCTGGGACGTTTACGGTTGATGCAGGAGGTCCTGGCCACCCTGGAGATGCACGAGCGTGATCGGATTGCTTTTATCCGCGTAAACCAGAATATGCTGGAGCGGACCTTTACCACTATGGAAGATACCGAATATTTCATTAATTTCCCCAGGGCGGTTGCCACAGTACGGGTGGCAGTTTTCCTCAAGGAAGTTGAGCCGGATCATATCTCCGTGAGCCTGCGGGCCAAAGGTCAATGTGATGTTTCCCTTATCGCCGCACAGTTTGGCGGTGGTGGGCATCGTAATGCCAGTGGTTGTCGTTTTAAAGGGCAAAGTATGGACAGTGTGCGCGATGCTTTGCTTGCCTGTCTGCGACCTGAGGTCAGCGCCTGA
- the rpsO gene encoding 30S ribosomal protein S15: MAQTTEKTKAIIEKFKTHENDTGSCEVQIALLTDRILYLTDHFKTHAKDHHSRRGLLKLVGQRRNLLKYLMKKDVNKYRALIAELGIRK, translated from the coding sequence ATGGCGCAAACAACTGAGAAAACAAAAGCTATCATCGAAAAATTCAAAACCCACGAGAATGACACCGGATCTTGTGAGGTGCAGATTGCCCTCCTGACCGATCGTATTCTCTATCTGACCGATCATTTCAAAACCCACGCCAAGGATCATCATTCCCGCCGTGGTCTGCTGAAGCTGGTTGGTCAGCGCCGTAATCTTCTCAAATATCTGATGAAAAAGGATGTTAATAAATATCGTGCCCTGATTGCAGAGCTTGGTATCCGTAAGTAA
- a CDS encoding MBL fold metallo-hydrolase, translating into MKFSVLGSGSKGNATLIESGSTRILIDNGFSGKELIKRLDKIGVAAESLSGLIVTHEHIDHVKGVGVIARKFGIPIFANELTYRAAEKHLGKIPQRREFVTGEPFSLNGLAIHPFAVSHDTADPVGFLVSDDKLCLGYCTDTGKITKLIRYHLSSCHALILEANHDVEMLRQGPYPLPLQQRVLSSQGHLANKDSLQLAAELANGKLRLLVLAHLSEINNHPELVRKEACQHLQSCETLSVSLAEQSVPGKLVGVGDVDLGMY; encoded by the coding sequence GTGAAGTTTTCTGTTCTTGGAAGTGGCAGTAAAGGCAATGCCACCTTGATAGAGTCCGGCTCCACTCGGATACTCATTGATAATGGCTTTTCTGGCAAAGAATTGATCAAAAGGCTTGATAAGATCGGTGTGGCTGCAGAAAGCCTCTCCGGGCTGATCGTTACCCATGAACATATCGACCATGTTAAAGGTGTTGGCGTCATAGCACGCAAATTTGGTATTCCCATCTTTGCAAACGAACTGACATATCGCGCTGCGGAAAAGCATTTGGGCAAGATCCCTCAGCGGCGCGAGTTTGTCACAGGTGAGCCCTTTTCCCTGAATGGACTGGCCATACATCCTTTTGCCGTTTCCCATGATACGGCGGATCCGGTTGGTTTTCTCGTAAGCGATGATAAACTTTGCTTGGGATATTGCACTGATACCGGTAAAATAACCAAGCTTATACGTTATCATCTCTCAAGCTGTCATGCCCTCATTCTGGAAGCCAACCACGATGTGGAAATGTTACGCCAGGGACCATATCCTCTGCCTCTGCAACAGCGGGTACTTTCCAGCCAGGGGCACCTTGCCAATAAAGATTCGCTTCAGTTGGCCGCCGAGTTGGCCAATGGAAAACTGCGCCTGCTGGTTCTGGCACATCTCAGTGAGATCAACAACCACCCTGAGTTGGTCCGTAAAGAGGCCTGCCAGCATCTGCAAAGCTGCGAAACACTCTCAGTTTCTCTGGCAGAACAGAGTGTCCCCGGGAAACTTGTGGGGGTGGGGGATGTAGACCTAGGGATGTACTGA